AGATCAAGTTCTAGAGGCATTTTGTTTTTCTGAATCCTTGCGTGATTTTTGGTGCCCACACGCGGGCATACCGTAACCTAACGAGTTGACTCAACGCCGAAGCGCCGAGTTGGGTTGAACACTTTGTCCGAGCATGAGGAGCTCTTCGCGTGACTTTTCGAGGCTCTGCCGCGCCTGGCCGAATTTTTGCGCATTTGTGGTGCGCGCGTCTTCGACGATTTGCTGCATTGCCTTGGTGTCGGCGACGATTTGCTCAATCTGCCGGGCCTGCTCCAGGCGGTTATCGCCAGGGGCATTTGCGGCCGTAGTGACGACGCCCTGCATGAGGGTGCCGCGCACCTTAAGAAGGTTCGCATCGAGTTCCGCTCCCTGTTGAGCAAGCTGCTGAACGCTTTTGGCGATCAACGTCGAGTTCAGGGTAACGAGCGTCATTTTGATGCTGTTAAACCGTTGGGTGGCCGTCGTGGTGGTCTCCTGCAGTGTCTGGATGCCGGCGTTTTGCAACTGCCGAATCACCAGCTGATCCGCAGGAAGGCGGGTCAAGGTTCCTTCGAGAGCGATTGCCCTGCTTTCAAGGGCTTGGAGCTTGTCTTTCAGGTCTCGGATCCGGTCGTTTTCGATCGGGTTGGTGAGATCTGCAGCGCGCTCTTCGTACTCGACGTACATCTTGGCCTGTTCCACAAATAGCTGCATGAATGCAACTGACACGACGAACTCGCGGAAGCTCTGTTGGTATTGAGCCTTCAGGTCCTCGAGGGCCGTGATTTCCCGGTCGAGCTTTTGCTGCTCAGTTTGAAGCTGACGCTCCAGCTGTTTCACAAATTCGACCAGGTTTTGGGACTTGCCACTTGCGATGCCGCGTAGCTTCTCCCACATTTCCGCAATGTACGCTTGACGCGCCTTGCTACTCATGAGGGCCATCTTGACCCTGTCCATACCCGTCGGCTTATCCGAAGCAATCTTTTCGGCGAGTGCCGGCAAGTCTTGCTCATTCACCTTCTCGCCCAACTGTTGGAAGAGCTTGAAGAGCTGAGGATTGTCGAAGATATCGATTTTGGTCAGGAAACTGTCCAGGACGCGGCCGAGGTTCTTCTCCGGATCCGTCTCAAGCATGGCAATTTCCCGTTGGGAGATTGTTGCGAGTGAGACCGTGGAGAGCCTCTGCTGCACCGTGGCCATTTGCTCCGGTTCAAGTTTGACCGGGAAGCTGGCAGGAAGAACGAGGGAAGCCTGCGCACTGTCCGCTCTTTGAGGGACAGGTGACGAGGTCCCGACTGACGTAGGTGGCTGCCCAATTCGTGTGGGCCCGCCTATTCTCGTGGGTTCTGGCATTTTATTTACCTTCGCATTGTCAAAGAGCGTCGCACAGTTGTGCTTCTCTTTCAGGCCTGGAAAACCGAAATTTTCGAGGGCTGAATTAGAGGGACAAATGAGGTCATTACACAATCGTCAGGAACTGTACCATCTAACCTGGAGTTTGTCAAGAGGTAATGGCTCTAGGAGCTTGTAAAGACACCATCACCTCTTAACGTTACGCAGCGGCAAGTACGGCTGCGGGTGCGTACGTACTCATTTTCCGCTCAGAAACCTCCTTGAGGAGCACTCTGTAGCTGGCGCGGTAGCAGTCCATTTTATGGTATTCGTCACCTTTAATACCGGCGTGGAGCTCGGCAAGGCGGCTGTCATCCAGCCCCGCAAGCAGAACTGTAAGCTCTGGTGCAGGAAGTGCCAAAATGTATTTGCATGTCCGGGCGTTCAGCACAAAAGCCGGCCTCTTCATGAGGCTAAGGAGCTGCTTTGGCGATTTCATCCAATAGTGGTTGATGCGGTCTTCAATGGTTGGGTCTGCCAAGGCGTCTACCGGCTTCATCTCTACTGCATACAAAAAGTGCAGGGATTTGACGGCAATGGTACTGAAAAGTGACTCAACTGCCCGTTCATGTGAACCGGTAATCCGAATGTCATCAATCACAATTACATGATGATCGGCAAAGTCCTCCTCTTTAAGGATAAGACCATTGTTGGCCATGAGCTGCTGGCGCTCTTCTAAGGACTTCTTCGCGTAGTCACCTTCGCTCAGGTTTGAGCGGTAGATGAACGCATGCTGGACAGGGTACCCTTGGCGGAGCAAGAGAGTGTAAAGGGCGGCAGCAACGGAATGGGCAGCAGTAGGAACCACCTTATATGCAGAGGAGGTAATAACGGCCTTGCCACTCAGTAAGCGGCGCTTGACCGTAGGGTCTGCCACCAACAAGGTGGCAATTTCCCGAGCAAATTCCAAGGACACCCGGCTGTCGCCATACTTAAAACGGCTGTAGCGGGCAGGATTGAACGGCTTGTTCCCACGGGAACGCAGGTCACCGTTGGTTTTTACACCCAGGGAATAGAGGGTGTTTTTACGGATTACGCTCATGCCGAACCCTTTCCAGAGAGCACAGCAAATGAAGCAGTATACTCTGGGGACTGATGGAGGTTGTCCTCGATACAGGCAGCGACTACTTTTTGACGCAGCACATCGTTCTCAGGCTCAAGGAGTTCCAAGATCTGAGATGTGTTTTTTGCGCTCAGGAGAAACTTGCAAACCCGTTGGTTCACCACATAGGCAGTTTGGGCGTACAGGCCAACCAGGTCGTGCACCGTACTTACGGCCACATGGTTAAGCCGCGCTTCAAGCGCTGGGTCATTTGCAGCATCTTGCTGGTTGATCACAGCCACTACGGCGTAGCGGTAGGAGGCGCATCCAGCCTGGGTCAGCTGGTCAATGGTTGTCTGCGCAGATACGCCAGTCACCCAAAGGTCATCAATAATAATGACGTGCTCACCTGCAATGTGCTCCGTGATCTCGGATACAGTGGCCTGGGTCATAATGCTGGCACGCTCCTCAGCACTCAAGGTGCCGTAGTCGCCAGCAGGAATAATGCTCCGGGTAAGCTTGGAAATGGTCACTGGGCCAACTTCCAGAGCAAAACGGCGGTCGTTAATGTAGAACGATGCCCAGTCAACGAGTAAGGTAGCGCCAATTGGCACATTTCCGGTGGCTGGAGCCATAACCGTAACGGATTCTGCCTTAAGGTGTTCGTCTTGGTTCCAGAGGGCTGCACCAAGGGCAATGCCAAGCTTCTTGGCAGCCTCAACCGAGCCATACTTATACTGGCTATAGAGGGAGGCAAAAGGAGCTTCCGCGGCTTCGCCGGTAATATCGTAGAGACTGGTTACATTTGGCAGGTAAACCTGAGTAGCCTCGGCAACGTCCGGGTTCAATACATCATAAAGATGTACCCGGAGCGCCTTT
Above is a genomic segment from Verrucomicrobiia bacterium containing:
- a CDS encoding phosphoribosyltransferase family protein gives rise to the protein MAYFSLYSLSEATHSAELDLNQFSQFKHGSGAAAQRFGRAMSAYLAESAPVVFEPEVVLIASCYKYAPVAAQALADETMLSLNELRITKGLPAIKRGRIYRGEVFEIDYSALSDADRKALLANDALLVDVELMKGKHVIVIDDVRITGGHERKIDPVLAEIGAASVTYVYLAAFNEMPQSATIERELNHATVKTPANVFALASQPDFRLNSRVVKFLLGASTAEELIQNLAPDALLDFYKAALGNGYALMPRFHETLKALRVHLYDVLNPDVAEATQVYLPNVTSLYDITGEAAEAPFASLYSQYKYGSVEAAKKLGIALGAALWNQDEHLKAESVTVMAPATGNVPIGATLLVDWASFYINDRRFALEVGPVTISKLTRSIIPAGDYGTLSAEERASIMTQATVSEITEHIAGEHVIIIDDLWVTGVSAQTTIDQLTQAGCASYRYAVVAVINQQDAANDPALEARLNHVAVSTVHDLVGLYAQTAYVVNQRVCKFLLSAKNTSQILELLEPENDVLRQKVVAACIEDNLHQSPEYTASFAVLSGKGSA
- a CDS encoding phosphoribosyltransferase family protein, with protein sequence MSVIRKNTLYSLGVKTNGDLRSRGNKPFNPARYSRFKYGDSRVSLEFAREIATLLVADPTVKRRLLSGKAVITSSAYKVVPTAAHSVAAALYTLLLRQGYPVQHAFIYRSNLSEGDYAKKSLEERQQLMANNGLILKEEDFADHHVIVIDDIRITGSHERAVESLFSTIAVKSLHFLYAVEMKPVDALADPTIEDRINHYWMKSPKQLLSLMKRPAFVLNARTCKYILALPAPELTVLLAGLDDSRLAELHAGIKGDEYHKMDCYRASYRVLLKEVSERKMSTYAPAAVLAAA